A single window of Rhodococcoides fascians A25f DNA harbors:
- a CDS encoding helix-turn-helix domain-containing protein — MSEKKSFRRANDRIEQLRTKPAIAETVREFAAERETMNRVYAEGLADIRKAGNLTQVQMAALLGTNQGAVSRIEGRDDLLLSTLRQYLAATGAVHPKIVVEKDGVEIALDLDAFA; from the coding sequence ATGAGCGAGAAGAAGTCGTTCCGGCGTGCGAACGACCGGATCGAGCAGTTGCGTACCAAGCCGGCGATTGCGGAGACGGTGCGCGAGTTCGCGGCCGAGCGGGAGACGATGAACCGGGTGTACGCCGAAGGGTTGGCGGACATTCGGAAGGCCGGCAACCTCACTCAGGTTCAGATGGCGGCATTGCTCGGGACGAATCAGGGTGCGGTGTCGCGGATCGAGGGCCGGGACGATCTGTTGCTGTCGACTTTGCGGCAGTACCTCGCTGCGACCGGTGCTGTGCACCCGAAGATCGTCGTCGAAAAGGACGGCGTCGAAATCGCACTCGACCTCGACGCCTTCGCGTGA
- a CDS encoding DnaB-like helicase N-terminal domain-containing protein, translating into MNALRAVPTPGDDPAAQARADLAPVQDLDTSVEPGYDPATDPEAMLLCALMDVRNQSMDGGDVERIISTLTAADFEDPAHARMYGHIVDLIAAGQPHDFASITGALIRSGADGAKDAPLRKRLMGIVTAGAHSVAAVHYADNVLSQSYRRSFHVAGQRLTQAAEEAPEADLFDYMVELGTRQRAAFNRLNSFRQPPTS; encoded by the coding sequence ATGAACGCACTACGCGCAGTCCCCACACCCGGCGACGACCCGGCAGCGCAGGCACGCGCGGACCTCGCACCCGTCCAAGACCTCGATACGTCGGTCGAACCCGGCTACGACCCGGCCACCGACCCCGAAGCGATGCTCCTGTGCGCCCTGATGGACGTGCGTAACCAGAGCATGGACGGTGGGGACGTCGAGCGGATCATCAGCACGCTCACTGCGGCGGACTTCGAGGATCCCGCGCACGCGCGCATGTACGGCCACATCGTCGACCTCATCGCCGCCGGCCAACCCCACGACTTCGCCTCCATCACCGGCGCACTCATCCGATCCGGAGCCGACGGAGCCAAAGACGCCCCGCTACGCAAACGCCTCATGGGCATCGTCACCGCCGGCGCGCACTCCGTCGCCGCCGTGCACTACGCCGACAACGTCTTGTCCCAGTCCTACCGCCGCAGCTTCCATGTCGCCGGCCAGCGACTGACCCAGGCCGCTGAAGAAGCACCCGAAGCCGACCTGTTCGACTACATGGTCGAACTCGGCACCCGGCAACGGGCAGCATTCAACCGGCTCAACAGCTTTCGGCAACCACCGACCTCCTGA
- a CDS encoding glutaredoxin domain-containing protein — MSITVYTKPNCGQCDATKRRLDKHGLDYRTVDITQDDTARHFVSCELGYLQAPVVYVDEDTHWSGFRIDALDELAAA, encoded by the coding sequence ATGTCGATCACTGTGTACACGAAACCCAATTGCGGGCAATGCGACGCAACGAAACGACGACTCGACAAACACGGTCTCGATTACCGGACCGTCGATATCACGCAAGACGACACCGCTCGCCACTTCGTGAGTTGCGAACTCGGCTACCTTCAGGCCCCCGTCGTGTACGTCGACGAGGACACCCACTGGAGCGGATTCCGGATCGACGCCCTCGACGAGCTCGCCGCCGCCTGA